The following are encoded together in the Erwinia sp. E602 genome:
- a CDS encoding Fic family protein: MNRYHVSNSEGQFEKGSGEQVLANRLGISRTDEIDDAELILLEKLYHSVFEEKFPTGRINVALLKNWHRRWLGNIYEWAGQERSVNISKGGFMFAPSAQLPKLLEEFDEKYLALHTPCSGLEEEELIAAIAIVHVELILVHPFREGNGRLSRLLADVMAVQGGYKPLDYRSWEQNKTGYVSAIHAGMSMNYDPMKYWVRQALRND, translated from the coding sequence ATGAACCGGTATCATGTCTCCAACAGTGAAGGTCAGTTTGAGAAAGGCTCAGGTGAGCAAGTTCTGGCTAACAGGCTGGGAATTTCGCGTACTGATGAAATCGACGACGCTGAACTTATTCTGTTAGAAAAACTCTACCACTCTGTTTTTGAAGAAAAATTCCCGACAGGAAGAATTAATGTTGCCCTGTTGAAAAACTGGCATCGTCGCTGGCTAGGGAACATTTATGAGTGGGCCGGGCAGGAGAGATCGGTCAACATCAGTAAGGGAGGGTTTATGTTTGCTCCTTCAGCACAACTTCCAAAACTACTTGAAGAATTCGATGAAAAATATCTTGCGCTCCACACGCCCTGCAGCGGCCTGGAAGAAGAAGAGCTTATCGCGGCTATTGCTATCGTCCATGTGGAACTGATACTTGTTCATCCGTTCAGGGAAGGAAACGGGCGTTTGTCGCGGTTGTTAGCCGATGTGATGGCAGTTCAGGGAGGCTATAAACCTCTGGATTATCGAAGCTGGGAGCAAAATAAGACCGGCTATGTTTCAGCCATCCATGCCGGTATGTCAATGAACTACGACCCCATGAAGTACTGGGTCAGGCAAGCATTGAGAAACGACTAA